The genomic DNA CTCCCACAGGTCGAGCCAGCCCAGCAGCATGCCGCGCTGGTTGGCCTGCGTCTGCGCGATGTCGTACGCGAGGCGCCGCACCTCCTCGTTCTTGGTGCGGTCGCGCACGATGTACGACATCTCGACGGCCTGCTGGTGGTGGACCGCCATGTCCCGCGCGAAACCGGCGTCCGCGGAGCCGGCGGTCGGCGTCGTCGCCGACGAGCCGCCGTCCTCCGCGACCGCGTACGTGATCGCCCCGGCCGCGACGAGCACGGCCGCCGCGGACCCCGCGACCCAGCCGATGTGCCGGGTCACTGAGCCAGACCGTTGGTGCAGGCGGCACCGGGCTCGGGCGTCTGCTTGCCCTGCACGAACTCCGCGAAGAACTTGTCGACGTCCGGGTCGCTCGCGCTCTTCACCGTGCGCTGCTTGCCCCACGCGCTGAGCATGATCGGGGCCTTCTGGTCGTCGACCGGGCTCATCAGCGTGTACGGCGTCTTCTTGACCTTCGCCGCGAGCGCCTTGACGTCCGCGTCCGACGCCTTGCTGTTGTACGTCACCCACACCGCGCCGTGCTCCAGGGAGTGCACGGCGTTCATGTTGTTGACCGCCTTGGTGTAGACGTCGCCGTTGCAGTTCATCCAGACCTGGTTGTGGTCACCGCCGACCGGGGGCTCCATCGGGTAGTCCACGGTCTTGGTGACGTGGGTACGGCCCAGCTTGCCCTTCCACGTCTTCACCCCGTCCGTACCCGTCACGAAGTGGCCCGAGGAAGTCTTCGAGTCACTCGCCGAGGTGTCCTTGTCGTCCGACTGAGACTTGACGAGGACGACACCGCCGACGACGAGACCGGCGACGACCACCACGCTGGCCGCGATCGTGAGTATCCGGTTGCGGCGCTCACGAGAACGTTCGGCCCGGCGCATCTCCTCTATGCGGGCCTTGCGCTGCGCGTTGCTGGTGTTCTTGGCGGAACCCATGGCGAGTCCTTTGGGGGAGGGACGGTCGAGTGCGCTGATCGTAGTGGGACACCGATGGCCGTTTGCAGGAAGGTCATGGGAAAGGTCATAGGAATGGCCGAAGAGGTGGCTTTCGCCCGATAATTTGAACCGTGGATGCGCATTATTTACGCTGGCGCCATGCGGCTGCTGCGCTCCACCGATCTCGCCCTGCGTGTCCTGATGCGGCTCGCCGTCACGGGTGATTCCAGCCCCACGACCCGCGAGGTCGCGGCGGACATGGACGTGCCGTACACGCATGCCGCGAAGGTCGTCGCCGAACTCCAGCACCTCGGGCTGATCACGGCCCGCCGCGGCCGCGGCGGCGGCCTCGCGCTCATGGAGGCGGGGCGCACGGCCTCGGTGGGCGCGGTCGTGCGCGCCTTCGAGGGGGACGGCGACGTCGTCGACTGCGAGGGGTCCACGCCCTGCCCGCTCAACTCCGCGTGCCGGCTGCGGGGCGCGCTGCGGCGGGCCCAGGAGGCGTTCTTCGCGTCGCTGGACCCGCTGACCGTGCAGGACATGGTCGCGGCCCCGACCGGGCCGCTGCTGCTGGGTATCACCGGCGCTCCTCAGCTCTCCCGGGCGAGCCAGAGGTCGGGTCCGAACACCTCGTAGTGGATGTCGGCGGGTGCCACGCCCTTCTCGATGAGCTGGGTACGGACGGCGCGCATGAAGGGCAGCGGACCGCACAGGTACGCGCGCGTGCCGGCGGAGACCGGCACGCCGGTCAGGTCGACGAGCCCCGTGCGGTCGGCCGGGTGCCCCGGCTCCGGGTGCTCGTACCAGAAGTGGACGGCCGCGTCCGCGAGCTTGGCCGCGTACGCCTCGTGGTCCGCGCGCAGGGCGTGCTCGGCCGGCGAGCGGTCGGCGTGCACGACGGTGACCGGGGCGCGGTGGCCGGTCAGGGCGAGGTGCTCCAGCATCGCGATCATCGGGGTCACGCCGATGCCGGCGGAGGCGAGCAGCAGGGGCACGTCCGTGGCCTCCAGGGCGAGATCGCCGTACGGGGCGGAGAGCTCCAGGACGCTGCCCTCGCGCACGCGCGCGTGGAGATGGTTCGAGACCTCGCCGTCCGGTGTCGTACCGCCGTGGACGCGCTTCACGGCGATCCGCAGCTCCGGTGAGCCGGGCGCGCCGACGAGGCTGTACTGGCGGGTCTGGCGGGCGCCGTCCGGGAGTTCGACGCGGACGGACACGTACTGGCCGGGGCGGAAGTCCGGGAGGGGCCGGCCGTCGGCCGGGCGCAGCCGGAAGGCGGCGACGTCGGCGGTCTCGTCCACGCGCTCCACGACCCGCCAGGGCCGCCGGCCGCCGGTGTCACCGGTGTTCTCGTGCTGCGCGTACAGCCGCCGCTCGATGGCGATGAGCGCGTTCGCCATCAGCCAGTAGACCTCGTCCCAGGCGGCCGCGACCTCGGGGGTGACCGCGTCGCCGAGGACCTCGGCGATGGCCGCGAAGAGGTGCTCGTGGACGACCGCGTACTGCCCGGGTGCGATGCCCAGGGAGGCGTGCTTGTGGGCGATGCGGTCCAGCATCGCGTCGGGGCGCTCGTCCGGGTGTTCCACGAGGTACGTGGCGAACGCGGCGATCGAGCCCGCCAGCGCCTGCCGCTGCGTCCCCGCCGCCTGGTTGCCGCGGTTGAAGAGGTCGCGCAGCAGCTCGGGGCGGGCGGCGAACAGCCGGTCGTAGAAGCGCGCGGTGATCTCGCCGACGGCCGCGCCGACGGCGGGGAGGGTGGCGCGCACGGTGGCGGCGGACTGCTCGGACAGCATCGGGACTCCTCTGAGCCGGGGCCGGAGGGGCGGGGCGTACCCCTCTCGTCTGCTCGGCACGGTATTAAAACTTGCATCTGATATGCAAATTAAGGTGGGTCAGGAGAGAACGCGAGGGGCGGCCATTACGGATACGCGTCGGAGCAGGCAAGATGGGCGTCAGAGCAGGACACCTGCTGTACGCGAGGCGTTCAGGCCGAGGTCGGCCGGCCGATCAAGGTCCGCAACGCGCACGAAATGGTGTTGTGGTGGGATGCTCAGGTGCCCCGACCGTCCCCCGGGCGTGGGAGCAGGCGGCCTGACCAGCAAGGATGGGTGGAAGCGGAAGATGGACAAGCAGCAGGAGTTCGTGCTCCGGACACTGGAGGAGCGCGACATCCGGTTCGTACGTCTGTGGTTCACGGACGTACTCGGCTTCCTCAAGTCGGTGGCCGTCGCCCCGGCCGAGCTGGAACAGGCCTTCGACGAGGGCATCGGCTTCGACGGCTCGGCCATCGAGGGCTTCGCCCGTGTATACGAGTCCGACATGATCGCCAAGCCGGACCCGTCGACGTTCCAGGTCCTGCCGTGGCGCGCCGAGGCCCCCGGCACGGCCCGCATGTTCTGCGACATCCTCATGCCGGACGGCTCCCCGTCCTTCGCGGACCCGCGCTACGTCCTCAAGCGCGCCCTCGCCAAGACCTCCGACCTGGGCTTCACCTTCTACACCCACCCGGAGATCGAGTTCTTCCTGCTGAAGGACAAGCCGCTGGACGGCTCGCGCCCGACCCCGGCCGACAACTCCGGCTACTTCGACCACACCCCGCAGAACGTCGGCATGGACTTCCGCCGCCAGGCGATCACCATGCTGGAGTCGATGGGCATCTCGGTCGAGTTCTCCCACCACGAGGGCGCGCCCGGCCAGCAGGAGATCGACCTGCGCTACGCCGACGCCCTCTCGACGGCGGACAACATCATGACGTTCCGCCTGGTCATGAAGCAGGTGGCGCTGGAGCAGGGCGTGCAGGCGACCTTCATGCCGAAGCCGTTCTCGGAGTACCCGGGCAGCGGCATGCACACCCACCTCTCGCTCTTCGAGGGCGACCGCAACGCGTTCTACGAGTCCGGCTCGGAGTACCAGCTCTCCAAGGTCGGCCGCTCCTTCATCGCCGGCCTGCTGAAGCACGCGGCGGAGATCTCGGCCGTCACCAACCAGTGGGTCAACTCCTACAAGCGCATCTGGGGCGGCTCGGAGCGCACGGCAGGCGCCGGCGGCGAGGCTCCGTCGTACATCTGCTGGGGCC from Streptomyces avermitilis MA-4680 = NBRC 14893 includes the following:
- a CDS encoding DUF3105 domain-containing protein, which encodes MGSAKNTSNAQRKARIEEMRRAERSRERRNRILTIAASVVVVAGLVVGGVVLVKSQSDDKDTSASDSKTSSGHFVTGTDGVKTWKGKLGRTHVTKTVDYPMEPPVGGDHNQVWMNCNGDVYTKAVNNMNAVHSLEHGAVWVTYNSKASDADVKALAAKVKKTPYTLMSPVDDQKAPIMLSAWGKQRTVKSASDPDVDKFFAEFVQGKQTPEPGAACTNGLAQ
- a CDS encoding glutamine synthetase family protein, which translates into the protein MDKQQEFVLRTLEERDIRFVRLWFTDVLGFLKSVAVAPAELEQAFDEGIGFDGSAIEGFARVYESDMIAKPDPSTFQVLPWRAEAPGTARMFCDILMPDGSPSFADPRYVLKRALAKTSDLGFTFYTHPEIEFFLLKDKPLDGSRPTPADNSGYFDHTPQNVGMDFRRQAITMLESMGISVEFSHHEGAPGQQEIDLRYADALSTADNIMTFRLVMKQVALEQGVQATFMPKPFSEYPGSGMHTHLSLFEGDRNAFYESGSEYQLSKVGRSFIAGLLKHAAEISAVTNQWVNSYKRIWGGSERTAGAGGEAPSYICWGHNNRSALVRVPMYKPGKTGSARVEVRSLDSGANPYLAYALLLAAGLKGIEEGYELPPGADDDVWALSDAERRAMGIEPLPQNLGEALALMQRSELAAETLGEHVFDFFLRNKKQEWEEYRSEVTAFELRKNLPVL
- a CDS encoding Rrf2 family transcriptional regulator, producing the protein MRLLRSTDLALRVLMRLAVTGDSSPTTREVAADMDVPYTHAAKVVAELQHLGLITARRGRGGGLALMEAGRTASVGAVVRAFEGDGDVVDCEGSTPCPLNSACRLRGALRRAQEAFFASLDPLTVQDMVAAPTGPLLLGITGAPQLSRASQRSGPNTS
- a CDS encoding globin domain-containing protein produces the protein MLSEQSAATVRATLPAVGAAVGEITARFYDRLFAARPELLRDLFNRGNQAAGTQRQALAGSIAAFATYLVEHPDERPDAMLDRIAHKHASLGIAPGQYAVVHEHLFAAIAEVLGDAVTPEVAAAWDEVYWLMANALIAIERRLYAQHENTGDTGGRRPWRVVERVDETADVAAFRLRPADGRPLPDFRPGQYVSVRVELPDGARQTRQYSLVGAPGSPELRIAVKRVHGGTTPDGEVSNHLHARVREGSVLELSAPYGDLALEATDVPLLLASAGIGVTPMIAMLEHLALTGHRAPVTVVHADRSPAEHALRADHEAYAAKLADAAVHFWYEHPEPGHPADRTGLVDLTGVPVSAGTRAYLCGPLPFMRAVRTQLIEKGVAPADIHYEVFGPDLWLARES